The genomic DNA TGGAGAAGTTCAAGAACCCGCAGACCCCGCAGGGCATGCTCAAGGGCGCCGCCCTCACCGACCTGTTCCTGCAGATCCGCATCGGCGGCGACCAGGCCCTCTTCCGCCTCCTGAACAAGCTCATCCTGGAGACGGACGGAGCGGTCGACCGGGCTTTCGTCGACGAACACACCCACGGCTACGAGGAGTTCGCCGCCGCCGCGCGGGACGCCGACTGGGACGAGACCCTCCTCGCGACCGGACTGACCCGCCCGGAGATCGAGCAGGCCCTGTCCATGGTGCTCGCCTCCGAGCGCACCATCGTGTGCTGGGCGATGGGCCTCACCCAGCACAAGCACGCCGTGCCGACCATCCGCGAGGTCGTCAACTTCCTTCTGCTGCGCGGCAACATCGGCCGCCCGGGCGCCGGCGTGTGCCCGGTGCGCGGCCACAGCAACGTCCAGGGCGACCGCACGATGGGCATCTTCGAGCGCCCCGCCCCCGCCTTCCTGGACGCCCTGGAGAAGGAGTTCGGCTTCGCCCCGCCGCGCGAGCACGGCTACGACGTCGTCGCCGCGATCCGCGCCCTGCGCGACGGTGACGCGAAGGTGTTCTTCGCGATGGGCGGCAACTTCGTGGCCGCCTCCCCCGACACCGAGGTCACCGAGGCGGCCATGCGGCGCGCCAGTCTCACGGTGCACGTGTCGACGAAGCTGAACCGCTCGCACGTCGTCACGGGCGCGCGTGCCCTCATCCTGCCCACCCTGGGCCGCACCGAGCGCGATCTCCAGGGCGGCGGCGAGCAGTTCGTCACCGTCGAGGACTCCATGGGCATGGTGCACGCCTCACGCGGCCGCCTGGAGCCCGCGAGCGCCCGCCTGTTGTCCGAGCCGGCCATCGTGTGCCGCCTCGCCCGACGCGTCCTCGGCGCCGAATCCCGCACGCCCTGGGAGGAGTTCGAGAAGGACTACGCGACGATCCGCGACCGCATCGCGCGCGTGATCCCCGGCTTCACCGACTTCAACGCGCGCGTGGCCCACCCCGGAGGCTTCGCCCTCCCGCACGCCCCGCGCGACGAGCGCCGCTTCCCGACCGCCACCGGCAAAGCCAACTTCACCGCAGCGCCCGTCGAGTACCCCGAACTGCCCGAAGGCCGCCTGCTGTTGCAGACCCTGCGCTCGCACGACCAGTACAACACCACGATCTACGGCCTCGACGACCGCTACCGGGGCATCAAGAACGGCCGCCGGGTCGTCATGGTCCACCCCGACGACGCCGCCCGCCTCGGGATCGCCGACGGGTCGTACGTCGATCTGGTCGGCGAGTGGAAGGACGGGGTGGAGCGGCGGGCGCCCGGTTTCCGGGTCGTGCACTATCCGACCGCGCCGGGCTGCGCCGCCGCCTACTACCCCGAGACCAACGTCCTGGTCCCCCTGGACGCCACCGCGGACACCAGCAACACCCCGGCCAGCAAGTCCGTCGTCGTACGTCTGGAACAATCGGCGACCGACTGAGCGTTTGCTCAGCCGTCAGTCAGGTCCGCCGGTCAGGCGCAGGACGAACGGAGTCGGCCCCATGGGCGAGCAGCAGCACGGGAAGTTCCCGCAGGACGTCATCGACGAGTACTCGGCGCTCGGCATCGACCTGGTCGCCCTGTTCTCGGCGGGGCACCTCGGCACCCGGATGGGCGTGGAGATCGTCGAGGCGTCCGCCGAGCGCGTCGTCGGCACCATGCCGGTGGAGGGGAACACCCAGCCGTACGGGCTGCTGCACGGGGGCGCGTCCGCCGTCCTGGCGGAGACCCTCGGCTCGCTGGGGTCGATGCTGCACGGCGGCAGCACGAAGATCGCCGTCGGCGTCGACCTGAACTGCACCCACCACCGAGGCGCCCGCTCCGGCCTCGTGACCGGCGTCGCCACCCCCGTGCACCGGGGCCGTTCGACGGCGACGTACGAGATCGTGATCAGTGACGAGGACGGGCGGCGGGTGTGCACCGCGCGGCTGACCTGCCTGCTGCGGGACGTGAAGCCGGGCGACGGGATCCCGGCGCACGCCGCGAGCTGAACCCGGACGGGCCCGCGCGGCCGCCGCGACCCGGTCGCCGACCGGTCCACGCACGCACCCCGAGCCCGTCCCGGACCGGCCCCGAACCGGAGGATCTTGCCCCCGCCTTCCGCACCCCCGTCCGCTCCCCTACCGTTTCCCCATGAGGCTGCCGGCATGAGCGGTATCGGGCCCGTCGAATCCGTCGACTCATCGGAGGCGAACGGGAGTTGTGAAGTCATCGGGGGTGACTCGCCCCGCCTGACGGACCGTTGGCACACCCTCCCGCCGCGAACCCGCAGGGCCGTGCTCGCGGCGGGCACGGTCGCCACCGTGGCCGCCGGAGCCGTCCTCCTGCCGCCCCGCCCGCAGGCCGACCCGGCGCCACCCGTGCCCTGGCCCGCGAACATCACCGAGTGGCGCTACACCGGGCTCGCCCAGACCACCGACTCCCCCACCACGACCGGCTTCTTCCGCTTCGCCGTCACCGTGGACAGCGGACCCCCCGTCGCCGTACGCGTCATCGGCGCCGCCTTCGACGGTCTCATCGCCCAGGCCGTCCCCGATCCGTCCTTCACCGTCCGCACCGGAGCGACCCGCCGGGTGACCGTGGAGATATCGGTTTCCGACTGTTCGGGACTGCCCTTGAATGCGGACCTCGCCTTTCTGGACGTAACGCTGCGTAACACGCGCGCAATACAACACCATAGTTTCATCTTCGGCAGCGCCTACTCCAAGGACCTTTCCCAGCTCCTTCACAGGGCCTGTGGCACGACAAACGCCAGGCCAGGCCCACGGCCAAGCGGAAGTGCAGGTTCTCAAAATGTGGACCGCGGCTGAAATCCGCCAAACCGGCCGAGACCCACCTTCCGCGATCCCCGCCAACCTGCACGTCATAACAAGAAAGTCACAAGCCAGCGCACGACGATGCCCATGCCCACAGACCGGGCTTAGAGTCACGGCCAGTCACCGCTCCATCGGGAGTTGGGTACCAGCGCAGCACCTTGCCGCTCCAAACGGGGGCGACTGTGCCTGCGGAAAGGACTGATTGTGCGACAGCGTTCTTTGGTGATACTGACCTCCGTTCTCACGACCGGAGCTCTGACCCTCACCGCCTGCGGCTCCCGGGACAGCGACAGCAACAGCGACAGCGGGTCGACCACCCTGACCATCGGTGTCGACGCCCCGCTGTCCGGTGAGAACTCCACCACCGGTCTCGGCATCCAGTACGGCGTCCAGATCGCCGTGGACGACGCCAACAAGAACAACTGGGTCTCCGGCGTCAAGTTCAAGGTCAAGGCCCTGGACGACAAGGCCCAGCCCGCCACCGGCCAGTCCAACGCCACCGCCTTCACCGGCGACAGCAATGTCGTCGGCGCCGTCGGCCCGCTGAACTCCGGCGTCGCCCTCTCGATGCAGAAGGTGTTCGCCTCGGCCAACATGGTCGAGATCTCCCCCTCGAACACCGACCCCAGCCTGACGCAGGGCAAGGACTGGGCGACCAGCAAGACGCGGCCGTACAAGACGTACTTCCGCACCGCCACCACCGACGCCCTCCAGGGTGGCTTCGCCGCCGACTACGCGTACAACGGCCTCAAGAAGAAGAAGGCCTTCGTCGTCGACGACAAGCAGACCTACGGCGCCGGCCTGGCCGGGATCTTCAACAGCGGCTTCAAGAAGCTCGGTGGCACCATCGCGGGCACCGACCACGTCAACACCGGCGACACCGACTTCAGCTCGCTCGTCACCAAGATCAAGAACTCCGGCGCCGACCTGGTCTACTACGGCGGCCAGTACGACGAGTCGGAGAAGATCACGAAGCAGCTCAAGGGCGCCGGCGTCAAGATCCCGCTGTTCGGCGGTGACGGCATGTACGCCACCACCTACATCCAGACCGCCGGCAAGTCCGCGGAGGGCGACCTCGCCACCTCCGTCGGCGTCCCCGTCGACACCCTGCCCGCCGCCAAGGCGTTCATCGACACCTACAAGGCCAAGGGCTACAAGGGTGACTACGGCGCCTACGGCGGCTACTCCTACGACGCCGCCACCGCCATCATCAAGGCTGTGAAGGCCGTCAAGGACGCCAACGACGGCAAGCTGCCCGACAGCAACGACCTCCGCTCCAAGGTCGTCGACGCCGTACAGAAGTCGGACTTCGAAGGCATCACCGGCAAGGTCACCTTCGACGAGTACGGCGACACCGGCAACAAGCAGCTCACCGTCTACCAGGTCACCAACGGCGCCTGGAAGGCCGTGAAGACGGGCACCTTCACCGGCTGATCCCAGCCGACAGCACCACAGCACCACCGCACCACGGGCCGCGCGGAAGGAGGATCCCGACCGCGCGGCCCGTTGTCACACCCCCCCACCCCCAGGCACGCGATCTGTGCACACGACCACCAGCGACATGGAGGCCATGCGGTGAACACCCTGCCGCAGCAGCTGGCCAACGGGCTGCTTCTAGGCTCGATGTACGGGCTGATCGCCATCGGCTACACGATGGTGTACGGCATCGTCCAGCTCATCAACTTCGCGCACGGCGAGATCTTCATGACCGGCGCCTTCGGCGCCCTCACGGTCTACGCCTACATCCTGCCCGACGGCACCTCGATGGTGGTCGCGGTACCACTCATGCTGATCGGCGGCGGAATCGTCTCCGTCCTCGTCGCGGTAGGGGCCGAACGATTCGCCTACCGCCCCCTGCGGCAAGCACCACGGCTGGCGCCCCTCATCACCGCCATCGGCCTCTCACTGGCGCTCCAGGAAGTCGTCCGGAACTTCTACCCGGGCGCCGACAAGGACCGCTCCTTCCCCAGCCTCGACGGCAACCACGACCTGGGCTCGGTCACGATCACCGACGCCGACATCTTCCTGGTCATCGCCGCCATCGTCTGCATGTCCGGCCTCGCCTGGTTCGTGCGCAAGAGCCGCACCGGCCGCGCCATGCAGGCGACCGCCCAGGACCCGGACACCTCCCAGCTCATGGGCATCGACACCAACCGCATCATCGTCATAGCGTTCGCCATCGGCGGCTTCTTCGCCGCGGTAGCAGCCGTCTCCTACGGCCTCAAGTACGGCAACATCGGCTACCGCATGGGCTTCCTGATGGGCCTCAAGGCCTTCACCGCGGCCGTCATGGGCGGCATCGGCAACATCTACGGCGCCATGCTCGGCGGAGTCGTCCTCGGCGTCGCCGAGACCCTCGCGTCCGCCTACATCAACCACATCCCCGGCATGCAGCAGCTCGGCGGATCGGGCTGGGCCAACGTCTGGGCCTTCTGTCTCCTCATCCTCGTACTGCTGTTCAGGCCACAGGGCCTGCTCGGCGAACGCGTCGCGGACAGGGCGTGATCACATGACCGAGACGACAAAAACCCCGGCCACCCCGCCCGCCGACACCACCTCCACGACCGCGCACCAGGGCCTCATCCCGATGCCGGCCCCGGCGGCCCGCGCCCTCACCCTCGGCGGCGGCGTCGCCACCGCCGTGTCCGCGTTCCTCGCCTGGACGTGGACCGCGGACTTCCCCGGCGACCTCACGGTCTACGGCTACCCCGGCGGCCTGCAGTGGCTCACCGTCGTGGGCGGCGCCCTCGTGGTCCTGTTCGCCCTCTCCGGATACGGCGTCCGCGGCCTCGGCTGGCTCGCCCCCGCGGGCGCCACCGGACCCACCCTCCTCGCCGCGCTCGGCGCCTTCGCCACCACCTGGTACACGGTCATCGCGATCGCCGTGAAGCTCGGCGGATTCGTCAACCTCGAACCCGGCGGATACATCGCGGCCATCGCCTCCCTCGCCACGGTCGTCGGCGCCTTCGCGCTGCCCGCCGGCGAAGGCTCGACCCAGAAGGCGAAGAAGGCCTCCAGCGACTACCTCGCCACCCACGGCCACTCACGGTGGCGGCTCGTCCTGGCCGGCGTCAGGTTCCTCAACGCCTACATCGGCAAGCCCGACTCCATCCCCGCCGCCGCGCCCACCGCCCCCTGGGTCCAGCGCATCGTCATCACGATCGTCGCCGCCCTCGGCCTCACCGTCTTCGCCTACGGCATCGACGCGGAGGACGAGCTCTTCATCGGCTTCCTCATCGTCGTCGTCTTCACCGCCTGGGCCCTGCACAGCGCCGGCCTCTTCGACCGGTTCAGCCACCTCACCGCCACCAACCGCAGCTTCGCCCTCGCCATGGGCTTCGTCGCCGCGATCGGCTTCCCCTTCACGCAGACCAACGACCACTACGCCAACCTCGGCGTCAACATCCTGATCTTCGGCACCGTCGCCCTCGGCCTCAACATCGTCGTCGGCCTCGCCGGACTCCTCGACCTCGGCTACGTGGCATTCCTCGGCGTCGGCGCCTACACGGCCGCCCTGGTCTCCGGCTCCGAGTTCTCCAAGTTCTCGGGCGTCCAGTTCCCCTTCTGGGCCGCCGCCCTCACCGGCGCCGCCGCCAGCCTGGTCTTCGGCGTCCTCATCGGCGCCCCGACCCTGCGGCTGCGCGGCGACTACCTCGCCATCGTGACCCTCGGTTTCGGAGAGATCTTCCGCATCGCCGTCAACAACATGGACGGCGTCTCCGGCCCCGACATCACCAACGGCCCCAACGGCATCCCGTCCATCCCCGACCTGTCGTTCTTCGGCTTCGACTTCGGAGACACCCACGACATCGTCGGATTCACCATCGGCCGGTTCGCCAACTACTACCTGCTCATGGTCCTGATCATGGCGCTCGTCATCACGATCTACCGCCGTGCCTCCGACTCACGCATCGGCCGCTCCTGGATCGCCATCCGCGAGGACGAGACCGCCGCCACCGCCATGGGCATCAACGGCTTCCGCGTCAAGCTCATCGCCTTCGCCCTCGGCGCCACCCTCGCCGGCCTCGCCGGCACCGTCAGCGCCCACGTCACCTACAGCGTGGTGCCGAACCCGTACCAGTTCGCCGGAGCGGCCCCGCCCAACTCCGCGTTCCTCCTGGCCGCCGTCGTCCTCGGCGGCATGGGCACCGTCTCCGGACCCTTCCTCGGCGCGGCCCTGCTCTACCTGCTCCCGGAGAAGCTCGTGGCGCTCCAGGACAAGTCGCTCCTCGCCTTCGGCATCGCGCTCATCCTCCTGATGCGCTTCCGCCCCGAAGGAATCATCCCCAACCGGCGACGCCAGCTCGAATTCCACGAGACCGGCCAACTCGACGTACCGGACACCACGACCCTGACCGACGAACCGGCCATCACCAAGGCAGGGGCGTAGAGAGCCATGACGACACCCGTACTCGAAGCCCGTGACGTCACCATGCGCTTCGGCGGCCTCACCGCCGTCCGCTCCGTCGACTTCACCGTCAACGCCGGCGAGATCGTAGGCCTCATCGGCCCCAACGGCGCAGGCAAGACCACCTTCTTCAACTGCCTCACCGGCCTCTACGTCCCCACCGAGGGCACGGTCTCCTACAAGGGCACGGTCCTTCCGCCGAAGCCCCACCTGGTGACCAAGGCCGGCATCGCCCGCACCTTCCAGAACATCCGTCTGTTCGCCAACATGACGGTCCTGGAAAACGTGTTGGTCGGCCGCCACACCCGCACCAAGGAAGGCCTCTGGTCGGCCCTCCTGCGCGGCCCCGGCTTCAAGCGGGCCGAGAAGGCCAGCGAAGAACGCGCCATGGAACTCCTGGAGTTCATCGGCCTCGCCCACAAGCGCGACCACCTCGCCAGGAACCTCCCCTACGGCGAACAGCGCAAGCTGGAGATCGCACGCGCCATGGCCTCCGAGCCGGGCCTGCTTCTGCTCGACGAGCCGACGGCCGGCATGAACCCCCAAGAGACGCGGGCGACCGAGGAGTTGGTCTTCGCGATCCGCGACAAGGGCATCGCCGTCCTCGTCATCGAGCACGACATGCGCTTCATCTTCAACCTCTGCGACCGCGTCGCCGTCCTCGTCCAGGGCGAAAAACTCGTCGAAGGCACCTCCGACGTCGTCCAGGCCGACGAACGCGTCGTGGCCGCCTACCTCGGCGAACCGTTCGAGGGCACACCCGATCCCGAAGACACCCCGCCCGCGACGGAAGCGGAGAGCACCACCAGCGCCAAGGGAGAAGCCCAGTGACCGCACTGCTAGAGGTCGAGGACCTCAGGGTCTCCTACGGCAAGATCGAGGCCGTCAAGGGCATCTCCTTCAGCGTCGAGGCCGGCCAGGTCGTCACCCTCATCGGCACCAACGGCGCCGGCAAGACGACGACCCTGCGCACCCTCTCGGGCCTGCTGCAGCCCTCCGGCGGCAAGATCACCTTCGACGGCAAGCCGCTCAACAGCGTCCCCGCCCACAAGATCGTCGCCCTCGGTCTGGCCCACTCCCCCGAAGGCCGGCACATCTTCCCGCGCCTCACCATCGCGGAGAACCTCCAGCTCGGCGCCTTCCTCCGCAAGGACAAGGAAGGCATCGAGAAGGACATCCAGCGCGCCTACGACCTCTTCCCCATCCTCGGGGAACGTCAGAAGCAGGCCGCGGGAACCCTCTCCGGCGGCGAGCAGCAGATGCTGGCGATGGGCCGCGCGCTCATGTCCCAGCCGAAACTGCTGATGCTGGACGAGCCGTCCATGGGCCTCTCCCCGATCATGATGCAGAAGATCATGGCGACGATCGTGGAGCTCAAGGCGTCGGGCACGACGATCCTGCTCGTCGAGCAGAACGCCCAGGCGGCCCTGTCGCTCGCCGACCAGGGCCACGTCATGGAGGTCGGCAACATCGTCCTCTCCGGCACGGGCGAGGACCTGCTGCACGACGAGTCGGTACGGAAGGCGTACCTCGGCGAGGACTGAGGCCGAGGCGGCTTTTCCCGTTTTTCCACGACGAGGCCCGCGCCCCCTGCTTCGGGGCGCGGGCCTCGTCGTACGTGCTGCCGCGGGTCGGTGTCAGCCCTTCGCGGACTTCTTCTCGTCGGCGTCCTGGATGACCGCCTCGGCGACCTGCTGCATGGACATCCGGCGGTCCATCGACGTCTTCTGGATCCACCGGAACGCGGCCGGCTCGGACAGTCCGTACTCGGTCTGCAGGATCGACTTCGCGCGGTCGACCAGCTTGCGGGTCTCCAGCCGCAGCGTGAGGTCGGCGACCTCCTGCTCAAGCTGCTTGAGCTCGGTGAAACGTGAGACGGCCATCTCGATCGCGGGCACGACATCGCTCTTGCTGAAGGGCTTCACGAGGTACGCCATCGCACCGGCGTCCCGGGCCCGCTCGACGAGGTCGCGCTGCGAGAACGCGGTGAGCATCAGTACCGGCGCGATGCCCTCCTCGGCGATCTTCTCGGCGGCGGAGATGCCGTCCAGCTTGGGCATCTTCACGTCGAGGATCACCAGGTCGGGCTTGTGCTCACGGGCCAGCTCGACGGCCTGCTCACCATCACCGGCCTCACCGACGACGGTGTACCCCTCCTCCTCCAGCATCTCTTTGAGATCGAGCCGGATCAGGGCCTCGTCCTCGGCGATGACGACACGGGTCGTCAGCGGAGGCACGTGCGACTTGTCGTCGTCGGGCGCGTCTACGGGCTGGGGCGACTCGGGGGCGGTCACGGGGGCTCCTCGTTCAGGGCGGGGTGCTGCTCCCAAGAGCGTACCTAGCTGCGGTAAGGTAGTCGGGCAGCGGGTCGAGGTAAACCTTCGATTCGTTAGGCCCCGGTAGCCCAATCGGTAGCAGGCAGTGCTCTCAAACAGCATCCAGTGTGGGTTCGAGTCCCACCCGGGGCACTTTTCCTTCGTTTCGAAGGAGAGATCATAAAAGCGGAGGTCCACGTTCGCGTGGACCTCCGCTTTTTGCTGCGTGTCGCGGTGATCAGTAACACAGAGTGGCTGCATGGAACGGCGCAGCCCTTCGATTCGCTGAAGACGCCATGCGCAAGGTGATGCCGCTCCCCAGCATCAGCCGGCGCCACAGGGCTGATTGCACGGACGCCTTCGACAAACTCGACATCGAATGGGCGCACTGCACCCGGAACGGCAACCCGTACAACATCTCCGTCGCCCGCAAAGCGTCAGTCGCCCTCATGGATACCGGCGTAGGCCCCAAAAACCGACCCCGCCGCATGACGCGTCACAATCCACAATGCACAGGGCTGAAATCCGCCGTGTCGAAAGCCCGCGAATTCATCTGCGGGGCGATACGCGCTACTTGGGGCTGTCGTCCTCGCCGACGTGGTGGACGCGGACGAGGTTTGTCGAGCCGGCGACTCCGGGGGGTGAGCCCGCCGTGATGACGACGATGTCGCCCTTTTGGCAGCGGCCGTATGTGAGGAGGAGT from Streptomyces sp. NBC_01478 includes the following:
- a CDS encoding FdhF/YdeP family oxidoreductase gives rise to the protein MATKPPKGDPVQDAPQVTEPKHAAAGLPAIGHTLRMAQQQMGVKRTALTLLRVNQKDGFDCPGCAWPEPDHRHTAEFCENGAKAVAEEATLRRVTPEFFAAHPVADLATRSGYWLGQQGRLTHPMYLPEGAEHYEPVTWEHAFDIVAEEIAALGSPDEALFYTSGRTSNEAAFLYQLFARELGTNNLPDCSNMCHESSGSALNETIGIGKGSVLLEDLYQADLIVVAGQNPGTNHPRMLSALEKAKANGAKIISVNPLPEAGLEKFKNPQTPQGMLKGAALTDLFLQIRIGGDQALFRLLNKLILETDGAVDRAFVDEHTHGYEEFAAAARDADWDETLLATGLTRPEIEQALSMVLASERTIVCWAMGLTQHKHAVPTIREVVNFLLLRGNIGRPGAGVCPVRGHSNVQGDRTMGIFERPAPAFLDALEKEFGFAPPREHGYDVVAAIRALRDGDAKVFFAMGGNFVAASPDTEVTEAAMRRASLTVHVSTKLNRSHVVTGARALILPTLGRTERDLQGGGEQFVTVEDSMGMVHASRGRLEPASARLLSEPAIVCRLARRVLGAESRTPWEEFEKDYATIRDRIARVIPGFTDFNARVAHPGGFALPHAPRDERRFPTATGKANFTAAPVEYPELPEGRLLLQTLRSHDQYNTTIYGLDDRYRGIKNGRRVVMVHPDDAARLGIADGSYVDLVGEWKDGVERRAPGFRVVHYPTAPGCAAAYYPETNVLVPLDATADTSNTPASKSVVVRLEQSATD
- a CDS encoding PaaI family thioesterase, encoding MGEQQHGKFPQDVIDEYSALGIDLVALFSAGHLGTRMGVEIVEASAERVVGTMPVEGNTQPYGLLHGGASAVLAETLGSLGSMLHGGSTKIAVGVDLNCTHHRGARSGLVTGVATPVHRGRSTATYEIVISDEDGRRVCTARLTCLLRDVKPGDGIPAHAAS
- a CDS encoding branched-chain amino acid ABC transporter substrate-binding protein: MVILTSVLTTGALTLTACGSRDSDSNSDSGSTTLTIGVDAPLSGENSTTGLGIQYGVQIAVDDANKNNWVSGVKFKVKALDDKAQPATGQSNATAFTGDSNVVGAVGPLNSGVALSMQKVFASANMVEISPSNTDPSLTQGKDWATSKTRPYKTYFRTATTDALQGGFAADYAYNGLKKKKAFVVDDKQTYGAGLAGIFNSGFKKLGGTIAGTDHVNTGDTDFSSLVTKIKNSGADLVYYGGQYDESEKITKQLKGAGVKIPLFGGDGMYATTYIQTAGKSAEGDLATSVGVPVDTLPAAKAFIDTYKAKGYKGDYGAYGGYSYDAATAIIKAVKAVKDANDGKLPDSNDLRSKVVDAVQKSDFEGITGKVTFDEYGDTGNKQLTVYQVTNGAWKAVKTGTFTG
- a CDS encoding branched-chain amino acid ABC transporter permease, producing MNTLPQQLANGLLLGSMYGLIAIGYTMVYGIVQLINFAHGEIFMTGAFGALTVYAYILPDGTSMVVAVPLMLIGGGIVSVLVAVGAERFAYRPLRQAPRLAPLITAIGLSLALQEVVRNFYPGADKDRSFPSLDGNHDLGSVTITDADIFLVIAAIVCMSGLAWFVRKSRTGRAMQATAQDPDTSQLMGIDTNRIIVIAFAIGGFFAAVAAVSYGLKYGNIGYRMGFLMGLKAFTAAVMGGIGNIYGAMLGGVVLGVAETLASAYINHIPGMQQLGGSGWANVWAFCLLILVLLFRPQGLLGERVADRA
- a CDS encoding branched-chain amino acid ABC transporter permease, with protein sequence MTETTKTPATPPADTTSTTAHQGLIPMPAPAARALTLGGGVATAVSAFLAWTWTADFPGDLTVYGYPGGLQWLTVVGGALVVLFALSGYGVRGLGWLAPAGATGPTLLAALGAFATTWYTVIAIAVKLGGFVNLEPGGYIAAIASLATVVGAFALPAGEGSTQKAKKASSDYLATHGHSRWRLVLAGVRFLNAYIGKPDSIPAAAPTAPWVQRIVITIVAALGLTVFAYGIDAEDELFIGFLIVVVFTAWALHSAGLFDRFSHLTATNRSFALAMGFVAAIGFPFTQTNDHYANLGVNILIFGTVALGLNIVVGLAGLLDLGYVAFLGVGAYTAALVSGSEFSKFSGVQFPFWAAALTGAAASLVFGVLIGAPTLRLRGDYLAIVTLGFGEIFRIAVNNMDGVSGPDITNGPNGIPSIPDLSFFGFDFGDTHDIVGFTIGRFANYYLLMVLIMALVITIYRRASDSRIGRSWIAIREDETAATAMGINGFRVKLIAFALGATLAGLAGTVSAHVTYSVVPNPYQFAGAAPPNSAFLLAAVVLGGMGTVSGPFLGAALLYLLPEKLVALQDKSLLAFGIALILLMRFRPEGIIPNRRRQLEFHETGQLDVPDTTTLTDEPAITKAGA
- a CDS encoding ABC transporter ATP-binding protein, which encodes MTTPVLEARDVTMRFGGLTAVRSVDFTVNAGEIVGLIGPNGAGKTTFFNCLTGLYVPTEGTVSYKGTVLPPKPHLVTKAGIARTFQNIRLFANMTVLENVLVGRHTRTKEGLWSALLRGPGFKRAEKASEERAMELLEFIGLAHKRDHLARNLPYGEQRKLEIARAMASEPGLLLLDEPTAGMNPQETRATEELVFAIRDKGIAVLVIEHDMRFIFNLCDRVAVLVQGEKLVEGTSDVVQADERVVAAYLGEPFEGTPDPEDTPPATEAESTTSAKGEAQ
- a CDS encoding ABC transporter ATP-binding protein is translated as MTALLEVEDLRVSYGKIEAVKGISFSVEAGQVVTLIGTNGAGKTTTLRTLSGLLQPSGGKITFDGKPLNSVPAHKIVALGLAHSPEGRHIFPRLTIAENLQLGAFLRKDKEGIEKDIQRAYDLFPILGERQKQAAGTLSGGEQQMLAMGRALMSQPKLLMLDEPSMGLSPIMMQKIMATIVELKASGTTILLVEQNAQAALSLADQGHVMEVGNIVLSGTGEDLLHDESVRKAYLGED
- a CDS encoding ANTAR domain-containing response regulator, whose protein sequence is MTAPESPQPVDAPDDDKSHVPPLTTRVVIAEDEALIRLDLKEMLEEEGYTVVGEAGDGEQAVELAREHKPDLVILDVKMPKLDGISAAEKIAEEGIAPVLMLTAFSQRDLVERARDAGAMAYLVKPFSKSDVVPAIEMAVSRFTELKQLEQEVADLTLRLETRKLVDRAKSILQTEYGLSEPAAFRWIQKTSMDRRMSMQQVAEAVIQDADEKKSAKG